A window of Deltaproteobacteria bacterium HGW-Deltaproteobacteria-2 contains these coding sequences:
- a CDS encoding NAD(P)/FAD-dependent oxidoreductase has product MKIAIIGAGPGGLYAALAAAREHIQVDLFEKRKVGEGIVCGECIFDSLGIMARPGRGFLHPVDEIVMKCRRDYTFPLSRLRILWMLDRRIWQQELANLARSRGVVIHENAKITQARLRQMQKEYDWIADASGAPSVTSGLYQFSDEYFKDYLLAYQVVLAGDFSALVPRIKVAFFSNLPSELQPAYYWIFPKDAGRANVGVVCTVRGTLNRNRLDLKKLLADVLLAEGLAAASVLEKGGGIGTSRLLPRLVYDNIILVGDAAGLTSPLHGGGIDMACLSGVLAVQAVIGGSKGISSYEKKLKRYMREKLALEKVAVRKMRTLSFDQFDDLLRGVTSKNKVARLKTALCHPDLLYATIKWFGKKKDVPDWPV; this is encoded by the coding sequence ATGAAGATCGCCATTATCGGGGCCGGACCGGGCGGACTTTACGCGGCGCTGGCAGCGGCAAGAGAACATATCCAAGTTGACCTTTTTGAAAAAAGAAAAGTCGGCGAAGGCATTGTCTGCGGCGAATGTATTTTTGATTCGCTGGGGATTATGGCCAGGCCGGGCCGGGGATTTCTGCACCCCGTTGATGAGATTGTTATGAAGTGCCGCAGGGATTATACCTTTCCTTTAAGCAGGCTTCGAATATTGTGGATGCTCGACCGCCGGATCTGGCAGCAGGAACTGGCGAACCTGGCTAGAAGCCGAGGCGTTGTCATCCATGAAAACGCAAAGATTACACAGGCGCGTCTGCGGCAGATGCAAAAGGAGTATGACTGGATTGCCGACGCCAGCGGCGCTCCGTCGGTGACGTCCGGGCTCTATCAATTTTCGGATGAATATTTCAAAGATTATCTTCTGGCGTATCAGGTTGTGTTGGCGGGAGATTTCAGCGCTCTGGTACCGCGCATTAAGGTCGCCTTTTTTTCGAACCTGCCCTCTGAACTCCAACCCGCCTATTACTGGATTTTCCCCAAAGATGCCGGACGGGCCAATGTCGGCGTGGTCTGCACGGTGCGCGGAACCTTGAACCGGAACAGACTGGATTTAAAAAAACTGCTCGCGGATGTTCTCTTAGCGGAAGGTTTGGCTGCCGCGTCCGTGCTGGAAAAAGGCGGCGGCATTGGCACAAGCAGGCTGCTGCCGCGTCTTGTTTACGATAATATTATTCTGGTGGGTGACGCCGCAGGCCTGACCTCCCCTTTGCACGGCGGCGGAATTGACATGGCCTGCTTAAGCGGGGTTCTGGCTGTCCAGGCCGTCATCGGCGGCAGCAAGGGAATTTCATCCTATGAGAAAAAACTGAAACGGTATATGCGCGAGAAACTCGCGTTGGAGAAAGTCGCTGTTCGAAAAATGCGGACATTAAGTTTTGATCAATTCGATGACCTTTTGCGTGGCGTCACCTCGAAAAACAAGGTCGCCCGGCTCAAGACCGCCCTGTGCCATCCGGACCTACTTTATGCCACGATCAAGTGGTTTGGCAAGAAAAAGGATGTCCCGGACTGGCCGGTTTAA
- a CDS encoding B12-binding domain-containing radical SAM protein: protein MKKVTLKLVSIHIEDSPQDVPLAAASLKAQLDSVDSISKRLDVSFHDYTVDNSADFIAEDLCSRNIPDMIGFSTYLWNRHIVCETCRLIKEKFPDIKLFAGGAEATALPLILLDSAPFDFVIKGEGEIVLTEVMNQLLNGETLKNIPGVFLKGAKINPEKDQQPVMDLNVLPSPYLSGAMDPCRYSRLWWELSRGCPFKCGFCFESRGVAGVRQISLDRIRKELELFEEKKVNQIFVLDPTFNCDLKRAKKILRMILKTAPLIHYTFEIRTEFIDSELAGLFAGLHCSLQVGLQSIHPEVLANVNRTINTVKFAKKISLLNQAGTIFGLDLIYGLPGDTPDGFKESLNYALSLQPNHLDIFPLAVIPGTALYDQAESFSLNCLKDAPYTLISSPGFSQEEMVRAESLKNACEIFYNRGGATGWMFMALETIGIDPVGFLSDFAVHLSSCEQPLKLTKDEITVMQTSFVKEQFIRHNKKNLFPVMEDIIKIHGALNSSLYAGPLVAAGKGKFNDETVFGLSPGTISLSLKYDFDELMTVGELTFEEFLDHYHRKKTYLVVYNCGGAVKTMTIDHTLSRLLRSFTGIETLWQVCEKENIKSRKNIYQFLEFAVKEQLIHAI from the coding sequence TTGAAAAAAGTAACACTTAAACTTGTATCAATACACATTGAGGACTCACCTCAGGATGTCCCTCTGGCTGCCGCATCCCTTAAAGCGCAGCTCGATTCAGTTGACTCCATAAGCAAGAGGCTTGATGTATCATTTCATGATTACACTGTCGATAACTCTGCGGATTTTATAGCAGAGGACCTATGCAGCAGAAACATTCCGGATATGATCGGTTTCTCCACATACTTGTGGAACAGGCACATTGTATGTGAAACCTGCCGACTCATCAAAGAGAAATTCCCGGATATAAAACTCTTCGCCGGCGGCGCGGAGGCAACAGCACTTCCTTTAATCCTGCTAGACAGCGCACCTTTTGACTTTGTCATAAAGGGTGAAGGTGAGATCGTCCTTACGGAAGTCATGAACCAACTGCTCAATGGTGAGACACTTAAAAACATCCCCGGGGTCTTCTTGAAAGGTGCAAAGATTAATCCGGAAAAAGACCAGCAGCCAGTCATGGATCTTAACGTCCTGCCTTCGCCATATCTTTCCGGAGCAATGGATCCCTGTCGTTATTCCCGCCTGTGGTGGGAACTCTCCCGCGGCTGTCCTTTTAAATGCGGTTTCTGTTTCGAATCACGGGGTGTGGCAGGTGTACGGCAAATCTCTTTAGATCGCATCCGGAAAGAACTTGAGCTCTTCGAAGAAAAAAAAGTAAACCAGATCTTTGTGCTGGACCCGACTTTTAATTGTGACCTTAAGCGTGCCAAAAAAATTCTGCGCATGATTCTTAAAACGGCTCCGCTGATTCATTATACTTTTGAAATAAGAACAGAGTTTATCGACAGTGAACTCGCCGGACTGTTTGCCGGGCTTCACTGCAGCCTCCAGGTTGGGCTTCAGAGCATTCATCCCGAAGTACTCGCCAATGTAAACAGAACAATCAACACCGTTAAATTCGCTAAAAAGATATCTCTGCTGAACCAGGCCGGCACTATCTTCGGGCTGGACCTGATCTACGGACTCCCGGGCGATACGCCCGATGGATTCAAAGAGAGCCTGAATTATGCTCTGAGTCTACAGCCGAACCATCTCGATATTTTTCCACTGGCTGTTATACCGGGGACTGCACTTTATGATCAGGCGGAATCCTTTTCGCTAAACTGTCTGAAAGATGCACCTTACACACTGATCTCCTCGCCGGGTTTTTCTCAAGAAGAAATGGTCCGGGCCGAATCTCTGAAAAATGCCTGTGAAATATTTTACAACCGCGGAGGCGCTACGGGCTGGATGTTTATGGCACTGGAGACCATCGGCATTGATCCGGTTGGATTTCTTTCAGATTTCGCAGTGCATTTATCATCATGCGAACAACCGCTGAAACTCACCAAAGACGAGATTACTGTTATGCAAACCTCTTTTGTAAAAGAGCAGTTCATCAGGCATAACAAAAAAAATCTCTTCCCCGTAATGGAGGATATAATAAAAATTCACGGTGCGCTGAACAGTTCGCTTTATGCAGGGCCGCTGGTTGCGGCAGGGAAGGGCAAATTTAATGATGAAACCGTATTTGGTTTATCACCCGGAACTATTTCTCTTTCCTTAAAATATGATTTCGATGAACTCATGACAGTCGGCGAGCTTACATTTGAAGAATTTCTTGATCATTATCACAGAAAGAAAACATACCTGGTTGTTTATAATTGCGGCGGCGCTGTTAAAACAATGACAATAGATCACACTTTAAGCAGGTTGCTTCGCTCCTTTACAGGTATCGAAACACTTTGGCAGGTCTGCGAAAAGGAAAATATAAAATCCCGAAAGAATATTTATCAATTTCTTGAATTTGCAGTCAAAGAACAGCTGATCCATGCAATATAA
- a CDS encoding prenyltransferase, translated as MNNALFGPMRPNFLILTPACVLLGVAIAFWSGASLNPVFIVLILIGSLLAHISVNALNEYHDFKSGLDLITQATPFSGGTKSLPENPEKAHLALITGLVSLILTVCIGIYFLMERGPWLLPVGILGIMIIYAYTPLITRSPILCLIAPGIGFGPLMVMGTDFMLTGHYSWTAAVASLVPFFLVNDLLLLNQFPDVEADRQFGRSHFPIKIGRKSSAIIYTVFLGLTYVAIIAGCLLRVLPPGALIGLLTLILAVPVMFGVIRNADDIPSLIPFMVKNVILNISTPVLVALGLFLSHRL; from the coding sequence ATGAATAATGCTTTGTTTGGCCCCATGCGGCCAAACTTTCTAATTTTAACCCCGGCCTGCGTGCTGCTGGGGGTCGCCATCGCCTTTTGGTCGGGAGCCTCTCTTAACCCTGTATTTATTGTCCTTATATTAATAGGCTCTCTCTTGGCGCATATCAGCGTGAACGCCCTCAACGAATACCATGACTTCAAGAGTGGCCTCGATCTTATCACCCAAGCCACACCCTTTTCCGGCGGGACCAAGAGTTTGCCTGAAAACCCTGAAAAAGCCCATCTGGCCCTGATTACCGGTCTGGTTAGTCTGATTTTAACGGTCTGTATCGGAATCTACTTCCTGATGGAACGCGGGCCTTGGCTACTACCCGTCGGCATCCTCGGGATTATGATAATCTATGCCTATACTCCGCTCATTACGCGCAGTCCGATTCTGTGTCTGATTGCTCCCGGCATTGGATTCGGGCCGTTGATGGTGATGGGTACCGATTTCATGTTGACCGGACATTATTCCTGGACTGCGGCGGTGGCTTCCCTGGTGCCGTTTTTTCTGGTTAACGATCTGTTGCTTCTCAATCAATTTCCTGATGTTGAGGCGGACAGGCAATTTGGCCGGAGCCATTTTCCAATAAAGATCGGGCGCAAGTCCAGCGCCATAATATATACTGTTTTTCTGGGTTTGACTTATGTAGCGATCATTGCCGGATGTCTTTTGCGGGTGCTTCCCCCGGGAGCCTTGATCGGGCTGTTAACATTGATTTTGGCCGTGCCTGTAATGTTTGGCGTCATTCGCAATGCCGATGATATCCCCAGCCTCATTCCGTTCATGGTTAAAAATGTGATTCTCAATATCAGTACGCCGGTGCTGGTTGCCTTGGGATTATTCCTTAGCCACCGGTTGTAA
- a CDS encoding tRNA dihydrouridine synthase DusB, with the protein MIYLAPVQGITDRIYRNLFPVYFKGVDIAIAPFISASKKMKSMNNLLREFYPGQNTGIPTIPQIMSSQPDDFILLANALYDIGYGTVNWNIGCPFPMVVKKGRGAGMLCYPDRIASFLEKTMPAIKPKLSIKLRIGLKYPDEVLQLIPIFNQYPLDELIIHPRTALQMYEGNVDFDIFEQCLNLSKHRVVYNGDIDSLEKLEMLEKRFGSIERWMIGRGLIANPFLAEKIKFNTEKPYDEKIKIMRAFHDNLFDEYLKILSGPSHITNKMKEIWTYMGDFFENGKKIKKRIWKTHHRDNYIDVVNKIFNEAQVLEAKCIET; encoded by the coding sequence ATGATATACCTTGCACCGGTCCAGGGGATAACCGACAGGATCTATCGCAACCTGTTTCCTGTATATTTTAAGGGAGTTGATATCGCGATTGCACCTTTCATCTCCGCATCGAAGAAAATGAAATCGATGAATAACCTTCTGCGCGAATTTTATCCCGGGCAAAATACGGGTATTCCGACGATACCGCAGATAATGAGTTCTCAACCGGATGACTTCATCTTACTCGCCAATGCGTTATACGACATCGGGTACGGAACTGTAAACTGGAACATCGGCTGTCCGTTTCCCATGGTTGTGAAAAAGGGTAGGGGGGCGGGTATGCTTTGTTATCCGGACAGGATCGCATCTTTTCTTGAAAAAACCATGCCTGCAATAAAACCGAAATTATCGATCAAGCTCAGGATAGGGTTGAAATATCCTGACGAGGTGTTGCAGCTTATTCCCATTTTCAATCAATATCCGCTCGATGAACTGATCATACATCCAAGGACTGCTTTGCAAATGTATGAAGGTAACGTTGATTTTGATATTTTCGAGCAGTGTCTTAATCTCTCGAAACACAGGGTTGTCTATAACGGAGATATAGATTCTTTGGAGAAACTGGAGATGCTTGAGAAACGGTTTGGATCAATAGAGCGGTGGATGATCGGCAGGGGTCTTATCGCAAACCCATTCCTCGCGGAAAAAATTAAATTCAATACGGAAAAGCCTTATGATGAAAAAATCAAAATCATGAGGGCTTTCCATGATAATTTATTCGATGAATATTTGAAAATTTTATCCGGTCCCTCGCATATAACCAATAAAATGAAAGAAATTTGGACTTATATGGGAGACTTTTTTGAAAACGGAAAAAAAATAAAAAAGAGAATATGGAAAACACATCACAGGGATAATTATATTGATGTCGTAAATAAAATATTTAATGAGGCCCAAGTTTTAGAAGCGAAGTGCATTGAAACTTGA
- a CDS encoding transcriptional regulator produces the protein MAEKSRKQKSDKNMGRMSAAFKALSNETRLAVFENIRLCRAKAMLSNDNQPSVCNVASNINISLSTISHHIKELRNAGLIKCERRGQTIL, from the coding sequence ATGGCGGAAAAATCAAGAAAACAAAAAAGCGACAAAAATATGGGGCGTATGTCGGCCGCGTTTAAGGCTTTATCCAATGAAACTCGTCTTGCAGTTTTTGAAAATATCAGACTTTGCCGGGCGAAGGCAATGCTCAGTAACGATAATCAGCCTTCCGTATGTAACGTTGCCAGCAATATTAATATTTCCCTTTCCACCATTTCTCATCATATCAAAGAACTTCGTAATGCCGGACTCATCAAGTGCGAAAGAAGAGGCCAGACAATTCTTTGA
- a CDS encoding ornithine cyclodeaminase family protein (catalyzes the interconversion of alanine and pyruvate) — protein sequence MKTFILTRHDVEKILTPPVANETVEKAFKAYSLGCVEMPAKSYLYFPKGDLRSMPAYISGEGFDIAGVKCVNVHPQNAAGNLPAVMAVIILNDPQTGFPLAVMDGTYLTCLRTGAAGAIAAKYLSREDSEVAGFVGCGAQARAQLSCLLEIRNIRKIKIWQFPKDKDCVQEFKRWAQTTYGMETKVSSHMDDVTMNSDIVITTTPSRAPLVNYVSPGTHINAIGADAPGKQEINPKILKQAKVVVDDWAQASHSGEINVPISMKQLTKNDVYALLGDIVAGKKRGRTSAKEITLFDATGLAIQDISCGYIVYKALKNKRGIKSIKLF from the coding sequence ATGAAAACATTTATTCTCACAAGGCACGATGTTGAAAAAATACTTACACCCCCTGTAGCGAATGAAACGGTGGAAAAGGCTTTTAAGGCATACAGCCTCGGATGCGTGGAGATGCCCGCAAAAAGCTATTTGTATTTCCCGAAGGGTGATTTGCGATCCATGCCGGCTTATATCTCCGGTGAAGGCTTTGACATCGCCGGTGTTAAATGTGTCAATGTACACCCTCAAAATGCGGCAGGCAATTTGCCGGCCGTCATGGCTGTTATCATTTTGAATGATCCGCAGACAGGATTTCCGCTGGCTGTGATGGACGGCACCTACCTGACCTGCCTGCGAACCGGCGCTGCCGGGGCAATAGCGGCAAAATATCTCAGCCGGGAAGATTCGGAAGTTGCTGGATTTGTCGGTTGCGGCGCTCAGGCGCGGGCTCAGTTGTCGTGTCTATTGGAGATTCGCAATATCCGGAAGATCAAAATATGGCAATTTCCAAAGGACAAGGATTGTGTTCAGGAATTTAAAAGGTGGGCGCAAACTACATATGGAATGGAAACTAAAGTTTCTTCCCACATGGATGACGTTACAATGAATTCCGATATTGTCATTACCACAACGCCATCCCGCGCTCCTCTGGTGAATTATGTTTCTCCGGGGACGCACATCAATGCTATCGGGGCAGACGCACCGGGTAAACAGGAAATCAATCCGAAGATATTAAAACAAGCAAAAGTAGTGGTTGATGACTGGGCACAGGCATCCCACAGTGGTGAGATTAATGTGCCGATAAGCATGAAGCAGTTAACAAAAAATGATGTGTATGCGTTATTAGGAGACATCGTGGCCGGAAAGAAGAGAGGAAGAACCTCAGCCAAAGAGATTACGCTTTTCGATGCAACCGGATTGGCCATTCAGGACATTTCCTGCGGTTATATCGTTTATAAAGCGTTAAAAAACAAACGGGGTATTAAAAGCATCAAATTGTTTTAG